One region of Desulfallas thermosapovorans DSM 6562 genomic DNA includes:
- the fdhF gene encoding formate dehydrogenase subunit alpha: protein MAEMVNLTINGQQIEVPAGTTVLNAAEQTGIHIPRLCYEPDLSPFGACRLCVVEIEGMRNLPASCVTTVTPGMVVQTHSPAVIEARRTILELLIANHPQDCLTCEKMGDCKLAQYCYEYGVKTTPFDGEKHDYAIEESNPFIVRDLNKCILCGKCIRACAEITGKNNLDFAYRGFNTKATTFYDVPFVESDCVFCGNCVSVCPTGALAEKQIKGKARNWELQKVRTTCPFCGTGCSFDLCVHDGRVVGVKSSPDGTVNSRALCIKGRFGWDFIYSDRRLTTPLIKRNGNFEPASWDEALDLIAARLSEIKNRYGADSFAALSSARCTNEENYLVQKFTRGVMGTNNVDHCARTUHAPTVAGLATSFGSGAMTNSISEIEQAELLLLIGTNTTEAHPVIGYKMRQAARRGAKLIVVDPRRIELAEEADYWLRIRPGNDIPFLNGLMHIIIKEGLYDRAFVEERTENFEALKETVEKYTPEYVSGLTGIPVQDLYDVARLYAGTDKAMIFYTLGITEHVCGTNNVMSIANLAMLTGHLGRPGTGVNPIRGQNNVQGACDMGALPNVFTGYQKVIDPAAREKFEKAWGVSLSGDIGLMIPEMFDKANSGELKAMYILGENPVLTDPNSNHIRSGLEKLEFLVVHELFLTETAAYADVVLPAASFAETDGTFTNTERRVQRVRKAIEPLAGKTNWQVVAELCTKMGYPANYSSAEEIFNEMASLTPSYAGISYARIEEKGIQWPCPTADHPGTPYLHANTFVRGKGLFQSIEHIPPAEMPDQEYPLLLSTGRILYHYNVTTPYSAAINSMWSEEYAEVNPEDAARLGLNTGDTARVTSRRGEVTTKVQVTDRVPPGMVWMSFHYGDTPTNALTSDALDPVTKTGEYKVCAIKMEKMQEAV, encoded by the coding sequence ATGGCGGAAATGGTCAACTTGACTATAAACGGTCAGCAAATCGAAGTCCCGGCAGGTACTACGGTATTAAATGCCGCCGAGCAAACGGGCATTCACATTCCCAGGCTTTGCTATGAACCGGATCTCAGTCCCTTTGGCGCGTGCCGTTTATGCGTGGTGGAAATCGAAGGTATGCGCAACCTGCCGGCCTCTTGTGTAACCACGGTAACCCCGGGTATGGTTGTGCAAACCCATTCGCCGGCAGTAATTGAGGCCAGGCGTACCATATTGGAATTATTGATCGCCAATCACCCCCAGGATTGCCTTACCTGCGAGAAAATGGGGGACTGCAAGCTGGCTCAATACTGTTATGAATACGGCGTCAAGACAACTCCCTTTGACGGGGAAAAACATGATTATGCCATTGAGGAAAGCAACCCCTTTATTGTTCGCGACCTGAACAAGTGTATTTTGTGCGGCAAGTGTATCCGGGCCTGTGCCGAGATAACCGGCAAGAATAACCTGGACTTTGCCTACCGTGGTTTTAATACCAAGGCCACCACATTTTATGATGTACCCTTTGTGGAATCGGATTGTGTTTTCTGCGGCAACTGTGTTTCGGTATGCCCCACCGGGGCACTGGCCGAAAAACAGATCAAGGGCAAGGCCAGAAACTGGGAATTGCAAAAGGTGAGGACCACCTGCCCATTTTGCGGTACGGGCTGCAGTTTCGACCTGTGTGTTCATGACGGTCGCGTGGTGGGGGTTAAATCAAGCCCGGACGGTACGGTAAACAGCCGTGCCCTGTGCATTAAAGGAAGGTTCGGCTGGGACTTTATTTATAGCGATCGCCGGCTCACTACCCCTTTAATTAAACGCAACGGTAATTTCGAGCCCGCTTCCTGGGACGAGGCGTTGGATTTGATTGCCGCCAGGCTAAGCGAAATAAAAAACAGGTATGGTGCCGATTCCTTTGCCGCCCTCAGTTCGGCCAGGTGCACCAATGAAGAGAATTACCTGGTGCAGAAATTTACCCGGGGGGTGATGGGCACAAATAACGTGGACCATTGTGCCCGTACCTGACACGCTCCCACGGTGGCCGGTCTGGCCACTTCTTTCGGCAGCGGCGCAATGACCAACTCAATTTCGGAAATTGAGCAGGCTGAACTGTTATTATTGATAGGTACCAATACCACCGAAGCACACCCGGTTATTGGTTATAAAATGAGGCAGGCAGCCCGCCGGGGGGCAAAACTGATTGTTGTGGACCCGCGGCGGATAGAACTGGCGGAGGAAGCTGATTACTGGCTGCGTATCCGGCCCGGTAATGATATTCCCTTCCTGAACGGGTTAATGCACATCATCATTAAAGAAGGGCTTTATGACCGGGCCTTTGTGGAAGAGCGAACCGAGAATTTTGAGGCGCTGAAGGAAACCGTTGAGAAATATACCCCGGAATACGTGTCCGGTTTGACCGGTATACCGGTGCAGGATTTGTATGACGTGGCCCGTCTCTATGCCGGTACCGACAAGGCGATGATTTTTTATACCCTGGGTATTACCGAGCACGTATGCGGGACAAACAATGTCATGAGTATTGCCAACCTGGCCATGCTCACCGGCCACCTGGGACGCCCGGGCACCGGGGTGAACCCGATACGGGGTCAAAACAACGTGCAGGGTGCCTGCGACATGGGGGCGCTGCCCAATGTGTTTACAGGCTACCAGAAGGTGATTGACCCGGCAGCCCGGGAAAAGTTCGAGAAGGCCTGGGGCGTATCCCTGTCCGGTGACATTGGGCTGATGATTCCCGAAATGTTCGATAAAGCCAACTCCGGTGAGCTGAAAGCAATGTATATCCTGGGTGAAAATCCCGTGCTCACTGACCCCAACAGCAATCATATCCGCTCCGGCCTGGAGAAGTTGGAGTTTTTGGTGGTGCACGAGCTGTTTCTGACCGAAACCGCGGCATATGCCGACGTAGTATTGCCCGCCGCCAGTTTTGCCGAAACCGATGGCACCTTTACCAATACCGAGCGCCGGGTGCAGCGGGTCAGAAAGGCGATTGAGCCGCTGGCGGGCAAAACCAACTGGCAGGTAGTGGCCGAGCTTTGCACAAAGATGGGCTATCCCGCAAATTACAGCAGTGCGGAGGAAATTTTCAATGAAATGGCCTCCCTTACGCCCTCTTATGCCGGTATCAGTTATGCCCGGATAGAAGAAAAGGGCATCCAGTGGCCGTGTCCCACCGCCGATCACCCGGGTACGCCGTATTTGCACGCCAACACATTTGTCCGGGGCAAGGGCCTGTTCCAGTCCATCGAGCATATTCCGCCTGCGGAAATGCCGGACCAGGAGTATCCCTTGCTGTTGTCCACTGGCCGCATATTATACCACTACAACGTAACCACGCCTTATTCCGCCGCCATAAACAGCATGTGGTCGGAGGAATACGCCGAGGTTAACCCCGAGGATGCCGCCCGTTTGGGGCTGAATACCGGCGACACCGCCAGGGTCACTTCCCGGCGCGGGGAAGTGACCACCAAAGTACAGGTTACCGACCGGGTACCCCCGGGGATGGTGTGGATGTCCTTCCACTACGGGGATACTCCCACCAATGCCTTAACCAGCGATGCCCTTGATCCGGTGACCAAAACCGGTGAATATAAAGTATGTGCCATTAAAATGGAGAAAATGCAGGAGGCAGTATAA
- the nuoE gene encoding NADH-quinone oxidoreductase subunit NuoE, translated as MSHACMCSSPNEEELYPLVDQVIEKYRGNPKELITVLHRIQKLFDYLPRQALEKVSDGLGMSLNEIHGVASFYSFFSMVPKGRHSIKVCLGTACYVKGGQKIVEHLEKKLAVHVGGTTQDRRFSLDEVRCIGACGLAPAVLVNDDVYAKVEPDKVEEILSKYE; from the coding sequence ATGAGTCATGCATGTATGTGCAGCTCTCCCAATGAAGAAGAACTTTACCCGCTGGTTGACCAGGTTATTGAAAAGTACCGGGGCAACCCCAAAGAATTAATCACGGTATTGCACCGGATACAAAAACTATTTGATTACCTGCCCAGACAAGCGCTGGAGAAGGTGTCCGATGGACTGGGCATGTCCCTCAATGAAATTCACGGAGTGGCATCCTTTTATTCCTTTTTCTCCATGGTGCCCAAGGGAAGGCACAGTATTAAAGTTTGCCTGGGCACCGCCTGCTATGTAAAGGGCGGGCAAAAGATAGTTGAACACCTGGAGAAAAAGCTGGCGGTTCATGTGGGAGGCACCACGCAAGACAGAAGATTTTCCCTCGATGAAGTGCGTTGCATTGGAGCATGCGGCCTTGCACCCGCGGTACTGGTGAATGATGATGTATACGCCAAGGTAGAGCCTGACAAGGTTGAGGAAATTCTTAGCAAGTACGAGTAA
- a CDS encoding type I restriction endonuclease subunit R produces MPRAKDYDERNISQQPAIEVLKALGYHYLTSDQAEAMRGNQYNVILKDVLEEKLRELNDYEYKGTTYRFSEQNIQQAIRDLDEPLTDGLVKTNEKIYESLMLGRSYTENLPDGSKKSFTLQYINWEKVENNIFHVTEEVVVEKMDGQGNARPDIVLYVNGIPFAMIECKKASISIEQGISQMIRNQGKDYIPQLFKFVQIVMATNKNETQYATCNTPKKYWAVWKEENEYWLQEQISKTVHHRLPTNQDKNIISLFHPERLLELARYFVIFDKNEKKIARYQQYFAIKEILKTVEKTDQNGNRQGGVIWHTQGSGKSLTMMMLAKYLLTEMQNINPKVIVVTDRKELDKQIHRTFNHTRLKASRATSGKHLVELINDNRADIVMTLVHKFDTAAVKQKPVLSRDIFLLVDESHRTQYGELHNKMKQVFPNGCYLGFTGTPLMKKEKNTMVKFGKLIHTYTIADGVCDKAIVPLLYEGKMVEQTVNRKAVDHRLEMITRHLNEKQKEEVMRKWSRFERIASSDQRIKMVAFDINEHFLYNYKTKGSHFKAMLATNSKKEAIGYFEAFEELGDLNCAVVISSPDQREGHHAVDESNDDKVQRFWKRMMDKYGNEEAYEEGIKDEFINGDDIDLLIVVDKLLTGFDAPRATVLYVDKPMKEHTLLQAIARVNRLYEGKDYGLIIDYRGLLEKLDEALEMYSGAGLENFDPKDLKGTLYDVISIIGTLRHYHTELVNIFIPVKNKRDTEEYEVLLENEEPRERFYNMLSQFGRHLGIALESENVYRALGPEELNRYKKDFKFYQELRKSVKLRYSDTIDHREYEAKMQMLMDNYISAEEVIRITNPVDIMNEKEFAAELERLQSPRAKADAIRTRLSKRIETKWDENPAYYKKFSERIEETIQAYKDKRISEGEYLERMKDILRDFRSGSSVFTYPDNIRKNPNAQAFYGVTHEVIREESACYIVNDDIMGELALKVTKIIEDNSKVDWHDNAEVHNRIAQELDDLLYDFAREHGLELDFDQIDRIIESVKTVALRRY; encoded by the coding sequence ATGCCCAGAGCAAAGGATTATGATGAACGGAATATCAGCCAGCAGCCGGCCATTGAGGTGCTGAAGGCGCTGGGCTATCATTACCTGACTTCTGATCAGGCGGAAGCTATGCGGGGCAACCAGTATAATGTCATCCTGAAAGATGTGTTGGAGGAAAAGCTTCGGGAGCTTAATGATTATGAGTACAAAGGTACTACATACCGTTTCAGTGAGCAGAATATCCAGCAGGCGATCCGGGATTTGGATGAACCTCTGACGGACGGGCTGGTGAAAACCAACGAGAAGATTTATGAATCTTTAATGTTGGGGAGAAGCTACACCGAGAATTTGCCTGACGGTTCCAAGAAATCATTCACGCTCCAGTACATCAATTGGGAAAAGGTCGAGAACAACATCTTTCACGTGACGGAAGAAGTCGTTGTCGAGAAGATGGACGGTCAAGGCAACGCCCGCCCTGACATTGTGCTTTACGTGAACGGGATTCCTTTTGCCATGATTGAGTGCAAAAAAGCCTCCATCTCAATTGAGCAGGGCATTAGCCAGATGATCCGCAACCAGGGTAAGGATTACATCCCGCAGCTGTTCAAGTTTGTTCAAATTGTGATGGCGACCAACAAGAACGAAACCCAGTATGCAACATGCAACACACCAAAGAAGTATTGGGCGGTATGGAAAGAGGAAAATGAATACTGGTTGCAGGAACAAATCAGCAAAACGGTGCATCACCGCCTACCTACGAATCAGGATAAAAACATTATTTCCCTGTTTCACCCTGAAAGATTGCTGGAGCTGGCCCGTTATTTTGTGATCTTTGACAAAAACGAAAAAAAGATTGCCCGTTACCAGCAATATTTTGCTATCAAAGAAATCCTCAAAACCGTGGAAAAGACCGACCAAAATGGCAATCGCCAGGGCGGGGTCATCTGGCATACCCAGGGTTCGGGAAAATCGCTCACCATGATGATGCTGGCGAAATACCTGCTCACGGAAATGCAAAACATCAACCCAAAAGTCATTGTGGTGACCGACAGAAAAGAGCTGGACAAACAAATTCACCGCACCTTCAACCATACCAGGCTCAAAGCAAGCCGAGCCACATCGGGCAAGCATTTGGTTGAACTAATCAACGACAACAGGGCCGACATTGTGATGACCCTTGTTCACAAGTTTGATACAGCGGCGGTGAAACAAAAGCCGGTCCTTTCAAGAGATATTTTCCTCTTGGTGGACGAATCCCACCGGACGCAGTACGGGGAACTGCACAACAAAATGAAACAGGTCTTCCCCAATGGCTGCTACCTTGGTTTTACGGGAACGCCACTAATGAAAAAAGAAAAAAATACGATGGTTAAATTCGGCAAACTGATCCATACCTATACGATTGCCGACGGGGTTTGTGACAAGGCGATTGTTCCGCTTCTATATGAAGGCAAAATGGTCGAACAAACGGTGAACCGCAAAGCCGTCGACCACCGTTTGGAGATGATCACCCGTCACCTGAACGAAAAGCAAAAAGAAGAAGTAATGCGAAAGTGGAGCCGATTTGAACGCATTGCCTCCTCTGATCAGCGGATTAAAATGGTTGCTTTTGATATCAACGAGCATTTTCTGTACAATTACAAGACCAAAGGCTCTCATTTCAAAGCTATGCTGGCAACGAACAGCAAGAAAGAAGCCATCGGTTATTTTGAGGCGTTCGAAGAACTGGGCGACCTTAACTGCGCCGTGGTTATTTCTTCCCCTGATCAGCGGGAAGGGCATCATGCGGTGGACGAAAGCAACGATGATAAAGTCCAGCGGTTCTGGAAACGAATGATGGACAAATACGGGAATGAGGAAGCCTACGAAGAAGGGATCAAGGATGAGTTTATCAACGGCGACGACATTGACCTGCTCATTGTCGTCGATAAATTGCTGACTGGTTTTGACGCCCCAAGGGCGACGGTTTTGTATGTGGATAAACCAATGAAAGAACACACCCTTTTGCAAGCCATTGCCAGGGTGAACCGCCTGTACGAAGGCAAAGACTATGGTCTTATCATCGACTACAGAGGCTTGCTCGAAAAACTGGATGAAGCGCTGGAGATGTATTCGGGGGCTGGGCTGGAGAATTTCGACCCGAAGGACTTAAAAGGTACATTGTATGATGTGATCAGCATCATCGGAACGCTCAGGCATTATCATACGGAGCTTGTGAACATTTTCATACCCGTGAAAAATAAAAGGGACACCGAAGAATACGAAGTTCTTCTGGAAAACGAGGAGCCCAGAGAACGCTTTTACAACATGCTCAGCCAGTTTGGGCGTCATTTGGGAATCGCCCTGGAGTCAGAAAATGTGTACAGGGCTTTAGGGCCAGAGGAACTGAATCGATATAAGAAGGATTTTAAGTTTTACCAGGAACTTCGTAAAAGCGTCAAGCTCAGGTATAGTGACACGATTGACCACAGGGAGTACGAAGCTAAAATGCAGATGCTGATGGACAACTACATTTCGGCGGAAGAGGTCATTCGCATTACAAATCCCGTGGATATCATGAATGAGAAAGAATTTGCGGCAGAGTTAGAGCGTTTACAGTCGCCACGGGCAAAGGCGGATGCGATTCGTACTCGATTGTCCAAAAGAATTGAAACGAAATGGGATGAAAACCCGGCTTACTACAAAAAGTTTTCCGAACGGATTGAGGAAACTATACAAGCCTACAAGGACAAGCGGATCAGTGAGGGGGAATATCTTGAGCGGATGAAGGATATTTTGCGAGATTTTCGCTCAGGGTCTTCGGTTTTCACTTATCCCGATAATATTCGAAAGAATCCCAATGCCCAGGCCTTTTATGGAGTGACTCATGAAGTGATTCGGGAAGAGAGTGCATGTTATATAGTAAATGATGATATCATGGGTGAACTGGCACTAAAGGTCACAAAAATTATTGAGGACAATAGCAAAGTGGACTGGCATGACAATGCAGAGGTTCATAATCGCATTGCTCAGGAACTGGATGATTTGCTGTATGACTTTGCCAGGGAACACGGTTTGGAACTGGATTTTGATCAGATTGATAGAATCATTGAAAGCGTCAAGACGGTTGCTTTGAGACGATATTAA
- the nuoF gene encoding NADH-quinone oxidoreductase subunit NuoF: MKSWRAQVLVCAGAGCVSSGCAGVYNAIVEKIKEHGLSEEVRVIETGCLGSCNMGPLALVNPEGILYMKLTPADAGDIVLQHLVQGQPVERLMYKDPATGKAIAKMEDIDFFKLQQKIVLRNCGLIDPKNIDDYLERDGYKALEKVLLNMSPEEVIETLINSGLRGRGGAGFPTGLKWKFTHQAAKTPKYVVCNADEGDPGAFMDRSVIEGDPHSVLEAMAIAGYTIGANQGYVYIRAEYPLAIERLTWAIDQARERNYLGKNIFGSGFDFDINIKIGAGAFVCGEETALLASIEGKRGEPRPRPPFPAVEGLFGCPTLINNVETYANIPAIILNGADWFARFGTEKSKGTKVFALAGSIENTGLVEVPMGTPLYDLVYKIGGGLKKDKKFKAAQTGGPSGGCIPEKYINIPVDYESLAQIGAIVGSGGLIITDEDTCIVDFARFFMEFTQNESCGKCPPCRIGTKRILEILIRITQGRGKEEDLDRLRELCYNIKDTALCGLGQTAPNPVLTTLKYFEDEYLEHIRDKRCRANVCKRLTKKAGVKISN, encoded by the coding sequence ATGAAATCATGGCGCGCGCAAGTTTTGGTTTGCGCCGGAGCCGGTTGTGTTTCCTCCGGGTGTGCCGGTGTTTATAACGCCATCGTGGAGAAAATTAAAGAACATGGTTTAAGCGAAGAAGTAAGGGTAATTGAAACGGGTTGCCTGGGATCATGCAACATGGGGCCCCTGGCTCTGGTCAACCCGGAAGGAATTCTTTACATGAAGCTTACCCCCGCAGATGCCGGTGATATAGTGCTGCAGCACCTTGTTCAGGGTCAACCGGTGGAGCGGCTCATGTATAAAGACCCGGCCACCGGCAAAGCCATTGCCAAAATGGAGGATATTGATTTCTTCAAACTGCAACAAAAAATCGTGCTCAGAAACTGCGGTCTCATTGATCCCAAAAACATTGACGATTACCTGGAACGCGACGGCTACAAAGCACTGGAAAAAGTGCTACTGAACATGTCCCCGGAAGAAGTAATTGAAACACTGATTAACTCGGGCTTGCGGGGACGCGGGGGGGCCGGGTTCCCCACCGGTCTCAAGTGGAAATTCACCCACCAGGCCGCAAAAACACCCAAATATGTCGTGTGTAACGCGGATGAAGGCGACCCCGGGGCTTTCATGGACCGGAGCGTTATTGAAGGTGACCCCCACAGCGTACTGGAGGCCATGGCCATTGCCGGGTACACCATTGGCGCCAACCAGGGTTACGTCTATATCCGGGCTGAATACCCCCTGGCCATCGAGCGCTTAACCTGGGCCATTGACCAGGCCAGGGAACGCAATTACCTGGGCAAAAACATATTCGGGTCCGGTTTTGACTTTGACATAAATATAAAAATCGGGGCCGGCGCCTTTGTATGTGGTGAGGAAACGGCACTGCTGGCGTCCATCGAGGGCAAGAGGGGCGAACCCAGGCCGAGGCCGCCTTTCCCCGCCGTGGAGGGACTTTTCGGCTGCCCCACCCTGATTAACAACGTGGAAACCTATGCCAATATTCCGGCCATAATTTTAAACGGGGCCGACTGGTTCGCCCGGTTTGGCACGGAAAAAAGCAAGGGCACCAAGGTTTTCGCCCTGGCCGGCAGCATAGAAAATACCGGGCTGGTTGAAGTGCCCATGGGAACTCCGTTGTATGACCTGGTCTATAAAATAGGCGGAGGGTTGAAAAAGGATAAAAAGTTCAAAGCGGCCCAAACCGGAGGCCCTTCCGGCGGGTGCATTCCGGAAAAATATATAAATATACCGGTGGATTACGAGTCACTGGCCCAAATCGGGGCCATTGTGGGTTCCGGCGGGTTAATTATTACCGACGAGGATACCTGCATCGTTGACTTCGCCAGGTTTTTCATGGAGTTTACCCAGAACGAATCCTGCGGTAAATGCCCCCCCTGCCGCATTGGTACTAAACGCATTCTGGAAATACTTATTCGCATCACCCAGGGCCGGGGCAAAGAGGAAGACCTCGACCGGCTGCGTGAATTATGTTACAACATCAAGGACACTGCCCTTTGCGGGCTGGGGCAAACCGCGCCCAACCCCGTTCTTACCACTTTAAAATATTTTGAGGATGAATACCTGGAGCATATCCGGGATAAGCGTTGCCGGGCCAACGTTTGTAAAAGGCTGACGAAAAAAGCCGGTGTGAAAATTTCTAATTGA
- a CDS encoding M48 family metallopeptidase, whose translation MEIYQVEFGGKVIPFVLKRKPVKNVNLHIKPDMTVVVSANGKVPLDFILGFVKQKAAWILRNIQFFEEVQSEVHSEKKYVSGESFKYLGKQYRLRVEESETEGVKYYRGFIYMYVKDKRDFKRKKKLFEVCLRNRAEIIFNESLEKMYALVQKYNVKKPKLMIRTMKARWGSCLRDSGTILLNFELIKAPKYCIDYVVLHELLHFLYKNHDHQFYDFLTVLMPDWKQRKAILDEEVVREM comes from the coding sequence ATGGAGATTTATCAGGTCGAGTTTGGAGGAAAGGTAATTCCGTTTGTATTAAAACGGAAACCCGTAAAAAATGTCAATCTTCACATCAAACCAGATATGACTGTTGTGGTTTCGGCAAACGGAAAAGTTCCACTTGATTTTATCCTGGGCTTTGTGAAACAGAAAGCGGCCTGGATCCTGAGAAACATTCAGTTCTTTGAAGAAGTCCAGTCGGAGGTTCATAGCGAAAAGAAATATGTGAGTGGTGAATCGTTTAAGTATCTTGGCAAACAGTATAGATTAAGGGTTGAGGAAAGTGAAACAGAGGGTGTAAAGTATTATCGCGGATTTATTTACATGTATGTAAAAGACAAACGGGATTTCAAAAGGAAAAAAAAGCTTTTTGAGGTGTGTCTGCGGAACAGGGCAGAGATTATTTTCAACGAATCCCTAGAAAAAATGTATGCCCTGGTTCAAAAGTACAACGTCAAAAAGCCAAAGCTGATGATTCGTACTATGAAGGCAAGATGGGGATCGTGCTTAAGGGATTCCGGTACCATATTGCTTAATTTTGAGTTAATCAAGGCTCCAAAATACTGTATCGATTATGTGGTCTTACATGAATTGCTCCATTTTTTGTATAAAAACCATGACCATCAATTTTATGACTTCCTTACCGTGTTGATGCCCGATTGGAAACAACGAAAAGCGATTCTTGATGAGGAAGTGGTTCGGGAAATGTAA
- a CDS encoding NADH-dependent [FeFe] hydrogenase, group A6, with the protein MQMITLTIDGQKVQVEEGTTLLEAAKKVNVRIPTLCHLPEVQAIGACRICLVEIEGNRNLQPACTFKASEGLVVRTNTERVKRARKFSLEMIISDHPMDDCLTCPRNQKCELQALAMEMGITEIKYTGAQSKGIVDSLSPAIVRDQNKCVLCRRCVTVCKEIQTVSAIFPQNRSFNTRVEPAYGQSLNDVACAMCGQCITACPVGAIYEKESIQDVWKAIFDPYKFVVVQNAPAVRAALGEEFGFPPGTLVTGKMLTAVRKLGFNRVFDTNFAADLTIIEEGNELLHRLKNGGVLPMITSCSPGWIKFAEHFYPDLLPHISTCKSPHQMLGALVKSYYAEKEGIDPANIVVVSVMPCTAKKFECNRPEMSNNGIKDVDYVITTRELAKMIRQAGIDFAALEDGYYDHPLGEYSGAATIFGATGGVMEAALRTVYEVVTGKTLEKVDFDEVRGLEGVKEAAVDIPGLAEVKVAVAHGLGNARKILERIKDGSADYHFIEIMCCPGGCVSGGGQPIPVNNEIRRLRAKALYEEDSNLKVRKSHENPYIKTIYEEFLGEPLGEKSHHLLHTHYTPRSKF; encoded by the coding sequence GTGCAAATGATTACCCTTACCATAGACGGCCAAAAGGTCCAGGTTGAAGAAGGTACCACATTACTGGAAGCGGCTAAAAAAGTCAACGTGCGCATCCCTACCCTGTGCCACCTTCCGGAGGTACAGGCCATAGGCGCCTGCAGGATATGCCTGGTGGAAATAGAGGGCAACCGCAATCTGCAGCCCGCCTGTACCTTCAAGGCCAGTGAAGGTCTGGTGGTGCGTACCAACACCGAAAGGGTGAAAAGAGCCCGCAAATTTTCCCTGGAGATGATCATATCGGACCATCCCATGGATGACTGCCTTACCTGCCCCAGAAACCAGAAGTGTGAATTGCAAGCACTGGCCATGGAAATGGGGATCACTGAAATCAAATATACCGGAGCCCAGAGTAAAGGGATTGTGGACAGCCTTTCTCCTGCCATTGTCAGGGACCAGAACAAATGCGTTCTCTGCCGGCGCTGTGTAACGGTATGCAAGGAGATTCAAACGGTATCCGCCATTTTTCCCCAGAACAGAAGTTTCAATACCAGGGTGGAACCGGCTTACGGGCAAAGCCTCAACGATGTGGCCTGCGCCATGTGCGGCCAGTGCATAACGGCGTGCCCCGTGGGTGCAATATACGAAAAGGAATCCATCCAGGATGTATGGAAGGCCATCTTCGACCCCTATAAATTCGTGGTGGTACAAAATGCACCGGCCGTCAGGGCGGCCCTGGGCGAAGAGTTCGGCTTCCCCCCCGGTACCCTGGTCACCGGCAAGATGTTGACGGCAGTAAGGAAACTGGGTTTCAACCGTGTTTTCGACACTAACTTTGCCGCGGATTTAACCATCATCGAGGAGGGCAATGAATTATTACACCGGTTGAAAAACGGCGGCGTGCTGCCCATGATAACCAGCTGCAGCCCGGGCTGGATCAAATTCGCGGAGCACTTCTACCCCGATTTGTTGCCTCACATTTCCACCTGCAAATCACCCCACCAGATGCTGGGGGCACTGGTGAAGAGTTATTATGCAGAGAAAGAGGGCATTGATCCGGCCAATATTGTGGTTGTTTCCGTAATGCCCTGCACGGCCAAGAAATTCGAGTGCAACAGGCCGGAAATGAGCAATAACGGCATTAAAGACGTGGATTACGTAATTACCACCAGAGAACTGGCCAAAATGATCCGGCAGGCCGGCATAGATTTCGCCGCCCTGGAAGATGGTTATTATGACCATCCCCTCGGGGAGTATTCCGGTGCCGCAACCATCTTCGGCGCCACCGGTGGCGTGATGGAGGCCGCACTGCGCACGGTATACGAGGTGGTCACTGGTAAAACCCTGGAAAAAGTTGATTTCGATGAAGTGAGGGGCCTGGAAGGGGTCAAGGAAGCTGCAGTGGATATTCCCGGGCTCGCCGAAGTCAAGGTGGCCGTAGCCCACGGGCTGGGCAACGCCCGCAAAATACTGGAGAGAATAAAAGATGGCAGCGCCGATTATCACTTTATAGAAATTATGTGCTGCCCCGGTGGCTGCGTCAGCGGTGGCGGGCAACCCATACCCGTCAATAATGAAATTCGCAGGCTAAGGGCCAAGGCCCTTTACGAGGAGGATTCAAACCTCAAGGTCCGCAAATCCCATGAAAACCCGTACATTAAAACAATTTACGAGGAGTTTTTGGGCGAACCTCTGGGGGAAAAATCACATCACCTGTTACACACTCACTATACACCCCGGAGCAAGTTCTAA